From a single Pantanalinema sp. genomic region:
- a CDS encoding ComEA family DNA-binding protein — protein MRKALSIACLLLGCLAPSARSEPLLLEGGIHVQVKGLVKQPGVYQLRQGARGADAVQAAGGLLPGAELAGLNLAAALADGESLWVPRHGASAGTLDSPAREARRARRGGAASTPGGASRPVALNTATLLELDALPGIGPAIAGDIIAYRKKQGGFRSLDELREVPGIGERKLSRLRPFLRL, from the coding sequence ATGCGCAAGGCCCTCTCGATCGCTTGCCTTCTGCTCGGCTGCCTCGCTCCGAGCGCCCGCTCGGAGCCCCTGCTGCTCGAGGGCGGCATCCACGTCCAGGTCAAGGGGCTGGTGAAGCAACCGGGGGTCTACCAGCTGCGCCAGGGCGCGCGCGGCGCGGACGCCGTCCAGGCGGCAGGCGGCCTGTTGCCCGGAGCCGAGCTCGCGGGCCTCAACCTGGCCGCAGCCCTCGCCGACGGCGAGTCGCTCTGGGTGCCAAGGCACGGGGCGAGCGCGGGCACTCTCGACTCGCCGGCGCGCGAGGCTCGGCGCGCACGCCGAGGCGGCGCGGCCTCGACTCCCGGCGGGGCTTCGCGCCCCGTCGCCCTCAACACCGCGACCCTCTTGGAGCTTGACGCGTTGCCGGGGATCGGCCCGGCCATCGCGGGCGACATCATCGCCTACCGCAAAAAGCAGGGGGGCTTCCGCAGCCTCGACGAGCTCCGCGAGGTACCGGGCATCGGCGAGCGCAAGCTGAGCCGCTTGCGGCCCTTCCTCAGGCTGTGA
- a CDS encoding gamma carbonic anhydrase family protein codes for MTEDLEISRNFQLVDDLKVAATAWIAPNATVVGDVKIEEDASVWFNCVIRGDIAPIRIGKGANVQDGCILHVGAKHPCTIGDRVSLGHGAIVHGATIEEDCLIAMRATVLNGAVVGKGSIVGAGCVVPENMIVPPNSLVVGVPAKVIKEITPDQRKGIEMTAEAYVGYARGYKRRFG; via the coding sequence ATGACTGAAGACCTCGAGATTTCCCGCAACTTCCAGCTCGTCGACGACCTCAAGGTCGCCGCCACCGCCTGGATCGCGCCCAACGCGACCGTGGTCGGCGACGTCAAGATCGAGGAAGACGCGAGCGTCTGGTTCAACTGCGTCATCCGCGGCGACATCGCCCCGATCCGCATCGGCAAGGGCGCCAACGTCCAGGATGGCTGCATCCTCCACGTGGGGGCCAAGCACCCCTGCACCATCGGCGATCGCGTCAGCCTCGGCCACGGGGCCATCGTGCACGGGGCGACCATCGAGGAGGACTGCCTCATCGCCATGCGCGCCACCGTGCTCAACGGGGCGGTCGTCGGCAAGGGCTCGATCGTGGGCGCCGGGTGCGTCGTGCCCGAGAACATGATCGTCCCGCCCAACTCGCTGGTGGTCGGCGTGCCGGCCAAGGTGATCAAGGAGATCACCCCCGACCAGCGCAAGGGCATCGAGATGACCGCCGAGGCCTACGTGGGTTACGCGCGCGGCTACAAGCGCCGGTTCGGCTAG
- the folP gene encoding dihydropteroate synthase, with product MASAPHDLAPWTLGTRTFAWGDRTYVMGILNVTPDSFSDGGTHGTVEAALSHARRMLADGADLIDVGGESTRPGSLAVSAEEERERVVPVIRALRAETDAAISIDTCKAEVADAALSAGAHLVNDISGLEQPAMRRAIARHKAAGVAMHMQGTPRTMQQAPRYDDVVAEVRAYLGARLAQARSEGLDRVAVDPGIGFGKTLDQNLALLRHLPVFRMLGAPVLLGTSRKGFIGHLLDLPVDQRVEGTMATVALAVRDGVDIVRVHDVREAVRTVRVADAVVRGAKGGTLG from the coding sequence TTGGCATCGGCGCCGCACGACCTTGCGCCCTGGACGCTCGGTACGCGCACCTTCGCGTGGGGCGATCGCACTTACGTGATGGGCATCCTCAACGTGACTCCCGACTCCTTTTCCGACGGCGGCACGCACGGCACCGTGGAGGCGGCACTTTCTCACGCCCGGCGCATGCTCGCCGACGGGGCCGACCTGATCGACGTGGGCGGCGAGTCCACCCGCCCGGGCTCGCTCGCGGTGTCGGCCGAGGAGGAGCGCGAGCGGGTCGTGCCCGTGATCCGCGCGCTTCGCGCCGAGACCGATGCGGCCATCTCGATCGACACCTGCAAGGCCGAGGTGGCGGACGCCGCCCTTTCGGCCGGTGCGCACCTGGTCAACGACATCTCGGGCCTGGAGCAGCCTGCCATGCGTCGTGCGATCGCGCGGCACAAGGCGGCGGGCGTGGCCATGCACATGCAGGGCACCCCCCGGACCATGCAGCAGGCCCCGCGCTACGACGACGTGGTCGCCGAGGTGCGCGCCTACCTCGGAGCCAGGCTGGCTCAGGCTCGGTCCGAGGGCCTGGACCGCGTCGCGGTCGATCCCGGGATCGGCTTCGGCAAGACCCTCGACCAAAATCTCGCCCTGCTGCGTCACCTGCCGGTCTTCCGGATGCTCGGCGCGCCCGTGCTGCTTGGAACCTCTCGCAAGGGGTTCATCGGTCACCTGCTCGACTTGCCCGTTGATCAGCGGGTCGAGGGCACCATGGCCACCGTGGCGCTCGCCGTCCGGGACGGGGTGGACATCGTCCGCGTCCACGACGTTCGCGAGGCCGTGCGGACCGTGCGGGTCGCGGACGCCGTGGTGCGCGGCGCGAAGGGGGGAACCCTTGGATAA
- the fmt gene encoding methionyl-tRNA formyltransferase, with protein MPKSIVFMGTPAFAVPSLEALLSAGYDVKAVFTQPDRPVGRGKQIAMPPVKAAALEAGIPVHQPQRLRGNEEAFATLRDLAPDLIVVVAYGQILPESILELPPFGCINVHASLLPRYRGAAPIQWAILNGDTETGVATMQMEKGLDTGPMILTAQTPIAPEETADALSQRLSEIGARTLVETLPAWFEGTLKPTPQDNAQATYAPMLTKAMAELDWRQGAPALHQRIRALHPWPGTSTVLGEAIVKILKASVSDRDPAGALPGTVLSIGPAGWEIACGSGVLRIEQVQLPNKKAQSADEAARGWREIKVGSRFEVPTEA; from the coding sequence TTGCCCAAGTCCATCGTCTTCATGGGAACCCCCGCGTTCGCAGTCCCCTCGCTCGAGGCCCTCCTCTCGGCCGGTTACGACGTCAAGGCCGTCTTCACCCAGCCCGACCGCCCCGTGGGCCGCGGCAAGCAGATCGCCATGCCGCCGGTCAAGGCGGCTGCCCTCGAAGCAGGCATCCCGGTCCACCAGCCGCAGCGCCTGCGCGGAAACGAGGAGGCCTTCGCCACGCTCAGGGACCTTGCCCCCGACCTGATCGTGGTGGTCGCCTACGGCCAGATCCTGCCGGAGTCGATCCTCGAACTGCCGCCTTTCGGCTGCATCAACGTGCATGCCTCTCTCTTGCCGCGCTATCGAGGCGCCGCCCCCATCCAGTGGGCCATCCTGAACGGGGACACCGAGACCGGGGTCGCCACCATGCAGATGGAGAAGGGCCTGGACACCGGCCCCATGATCCTCACCGCGCAAACCCCGATCGCCCCCGAGGAGACGGCCGACGCCCTGTCCCAGCGCCTCTCGGAGATCGGGGCCCGGACCCTCGTCGAGACCCTCCCTGCGTGGTTCGAGGGAACCCTGAAGCCCACCCCGCAGGACAACGCCCAGGCCACCTACGCCCCCATGCTCACCAAGGCCATGGCCGAGCTGGACTGGCGCCAGGGAGCCCCGGCCCTTCACCAGCGGATCCGGGCGCTGCATCCGTGGCCCGGCACCTCGACCGTGCTCGGCGAAGCGATCGTGAAGATCCTGAAGGCCAGCGTGAGCGATCGCGATCCCGCGGGCGCCCTGCCCGGAACGGTCCTTTCGATCGGCCCCGCGGGCTGGGAGATCGCCTGCGGCTCAGGCGTCCTGCGCATCGAGCAGGTCCAGCTCCCCAACAAGAAGGCGCAGAGCGCCGACGAGGCCGCTCGCGGCTGGCGGGAGATCAAGGTGGGCAGCCGGTTCGAGGTGCCCACCGAGGCCTGA
- the trmD gene encoding tRNA (guanosine(37)-N1)-methyltransferase TrmD has product MRIDILTLFPGMFTGPMTESMIKRAQEAGHLDLGIHDMREHSTDKHRMADDRPFGGGAGMVIKPDMVFAAVESLPRTERTRIIMTCPQGKRFEQADANALATEEHLMFLCGHYEGFDERVREHLVTDEYSIGDYVLTNGELPAMVMLDAIVRLIPGVVGKEESTREDSFYTGILDYPHYTRPVDFRGWQVPEILRGGNHGAIQRWRRDQALLRTFQRRPELLASAPLDRKDLKFLKEQCGWEP; this is encoded by the coding sequence TTGCGGATCGACATCCTGACCCTGTTCCCCGGCATGTTCACGGGGCCCATGACCGAGAGCATGATCAAGCGCGCCCAGGAGGCGGGCCATCTCGACCTCGGCATCCACGACATGCGCGAGCATTCGACCGACAAGCACCGCATGGCCGATGATCGTCCCTTCGGCGGCGGCGCCGGCATGGTGATCAAGCCGGACATGGTCTTCGCAGCGGTCGAGAGCCTGCCTCGCACCGAGCGCACCCGCATCATCATGACCTGCCCGCAGGGCAAGCGCTTCGAGCAGGCGGACGCGAACGCCCTGGCCACCGAGGAGCACCTCATGTTCCTCTGCGGTCACTACGAGGGCTTCGACGAGCGCGTGCGCGAGCACCTGGTCACCGACGAGTACTCCATCGGCGACTACGTCCTGACCAACGGCGAGCTGCCCGCCATGGTCATGCTCGACGCCATCGTTCGCCTGATCCCCGGGGTGGTGGGCAAGGAGGAATCCACGCGCGAGGATTCGTTCTACACCGGCATCCTCGACTACCCGCACTACACGCGCCCGGTGGATTTCCGGGGGTGGCAGGTCCCCGAGATCCTGCGGGGGGGGAACCACGGGGCTATCCAGCGCTGGCGGCGCGATCAGGCCCTGCTGCGAACCTTCCAGCGGCGCCCCGAGCTGCTGGCCTCGGCGCCCCTGGACCGCAAGGACCTCAAGTTCCTCAAGGAGCAGTGCGGCTGGGAGCCGTAG
- the rimM gene encoding ribosome maturation factor RimM (Essential for efficient processing of 16S rRNA): MSETAERYISVGRILKPHGVRGEVKVDPMTDDPARFKKLGRIFCLRPSGERVTLHIEAARLAGAETVLVKFREYATPEAVDALRDSLIQIPRSEAPPLPKGKVYYADVIGMAARVQETGEVLGTITAIISGGNELLEIARPDGKELLIPWVDAFVSKVDAEAREVWITPVPGLLES, from the coding sequence ATGAGCGAGACTGCCGAACGCTACATATCGGTCGGCCGGATCCTCAAGCCCCACGGCGTTCGCGGCGAGGTCAAGGTCGATCCGATGACCGACGACCCCGCCCGCTTCAAGAAGCTCGGGCGCATCTTTTGCCTGCGCCCGAGCGGCGAGCGCGTCACCCTGCACATCGAGGCGGCGCGCCTCGCCGGGGCCGAGACCGTGCTGGTCAAGTTCCGCGAGTACGCCACCCCCGAGGCGGTCGATGCCCTGCGCGACTCCTTGATCCAGATCCCGCGCAGCGAGGCCCCGCCCCTTCCCAAGGGCAAGGTCTACTACGCGGACGTGATCGGCATGGCCGCGCGCGTCCAGGAGACCGGCGAGGTCCTCGGGACCATCACCGCCATCATCTCGGGGGGCAACGAGCTGCTCGAGATCGCGCGGCCGGACGGCAAGGAGCTGTTGATCCCCTGGGTCGACGCCTTCGTCTCGAAGGTGGACGCCGAGGCGCGCGAGGTCTGGATCACCCCCGTCCCCGGCCTGCTGGAGTCCTGA
- a CDS encoding response regulator, with amino-acid sequence MKRILVVDDDPNSRKIVELMLMSHGYSLLFAENGLHAVEVALHERPDLILMDMLMPIMNGHEATRRIKEHPNGSEIPVVALTALAFESDRREALQAGCNGYLSKPFNRRELVETVKTFLPDPQRHALA; translated from the coding sequence ATGAAGCGCATTCTTGTGGTCGACGACGATCCGAACTCGCGCAAGATCGTCGAGCTCATGCTCATGTCTCACGGTTACTCCCTGCTCTTCGCGGAAAACGGCCTGCACGCCGTCGAGGTCGCGTTGCACGAGCGGCCGGATCTCATCCTGATGGACATGCTGATGCCCATCATGAACGGCCACGAGGCCACCCGCCGCATCAAGGAACATCCGAACGGTTCCGAGATCCCCGTCGTCGCCCTGACGGCCCTCGCCTTCGAGAGCGATCGCCGCGAGGCCCTCCAGGCCGGCTGCAACGGCTACCTGTCCAAGCCCTTCAACCGACGCGAGCTGGTCGAGACGGTCAAGACCTTCCTCCCGGACCCCCAGCGCCACGCGCTCGCCTGA
- a CDS encoding roadblock/LC7 domain-containing protein codes for MSQLNRILTNFVVTEEGIAKIQHLLADLVKDVDADAAMLVEKSGQMIATDGDVQGLDTTAIASLVAGAFASTRAVARLIGETEFQAMFQQGEKASIFMSALGTNDILVVIFNDVSKTGLVKVQAQQAAVALSAQLSQMQTGK; via the coding sequence TTGTCCCAACTCAACCGCATCCTGACGAACTTCGTCGTCACCGAAGAGGGGATCGCCAAGATCCAGCACTTGCTTGCTGACCTGGTCAAGGACGTGGACGCCGACGCGGCGATGCTGGTCGAGAAGAGCGGCCAGATGATCGCCACCGACGGGGACGTGCAGGGGCTCGACACCACCGCGATCGCGAGCCTGGTGGCCGGCGCCTTCGCCTCGACCCGCGCGGTCGCGCGCCTGATCGGCGAGACCGAGTTCCAGGCCATGTTCCAGCAGGGCGAGAAGGCCTCGATCTTCATGTCCGCCCTGGGCACCAACGACATCCTGGTCGTGATCTTCAACGACGTGAGCAAGACCGGCCTGGTCAAGGTCCAGGCTCAGCAGGCGGCCGTCGCCCTGTCGGCTCAGCTCAGCCAGATGCAGACCGGCAAGTAG
- the folK gene encoding 2-amino-4-hydroxy-6-hydroxymethyldihydropteridine diphosphokinase → MATVYLGLGSNVGDRVDYVKRAIELLEKHPLIEVTKVSSLYETEPLEYPDQQWFVNAVAEIQTALRPMPLLDALQGIEKQLQRQRIMRWGPRTIDLDILLYGDELLAEARLQIPHIRMHDRAFVLVPLAEIAPDAVHPILGLEIAELAEGVDRKTEVRELEMQQQ, encoded by the coding sequence ATGGCCACGGTCTACCTCGGGCTCGGATCCAACGTCGGCGATCGCGTCGACTACGTCAAGCGAGCGATTGAACTCCTCGAGAAGCACCCGCTGATCGAGGTGACGAAAGTGTCATCCCTGTACGAGACCGAGCCGCTGGAGTATCCCGACCAGCAGTGGTTCGTCAACGCGGTCGCCGAGATCCAGACCGCGCTGCGCCCCATGCCCCTGCTGGACGCCCTGCAGGGGATCGAGAAGCAGCTCCAGCGCCAGCGCATCATGCGCTGGGGGCCGCGCACCATCGACCTGGACATCCTGCTGTACGGCGACGAGCTGCTCGCCGAGGCGCGGCTCCAGATCCCCCACATCCGCATGCACGATCGGGCCTTCGTCCTGGTTCCCCTGGCCGAGATTGCCCCGGACGCCGTCCATCCGATCCTCGGGCTCGAGATTGCCGAGCTCGCCGAGGGCGTGGACCGGAAGACCGAGGTCCGCGAGCTGGAGATGCAGCAGCAGTAA
- a CDS encoding DNA internalization-related competence protein ComEC/Rec2 yields the protein MRTAILALASWCLGILAPLQAPWPALALALAGLGLWGLGRRHLRPWLWQGVLATSLLVLSMGWSQLRSAREAHDDAARLAPMRWLVVSGRVRTDPVATQGGARFELEPERMSAPYPGRLGGRVLVRLAGSERPRLGDRISLEGGLYRPEAPANPGEGSYRDALARRGLFAVLSARRWERIEAAPWSLAGMAIALKESAMVALGAHLPPEEAALLGSLLLGSGASPLDPEEAGRFRDVGLAHVLAASGAQVLIVLGALKGLCAALRMKRRFAVPLAGAGILVYGLMTGMPPSIARAVIMAEANLLAWGARRRARRLWPLMIAVWAMLLHTPSMILDLGFLFSALATYALLDTAPLLQGRLQRLPGWLAGAVATSLSALIWVTPLQLSVFGQASAWALLANLLAMGFVEALTLAGAVVVPLTATAHAIGIDGAWLQPPFVLLSLLLRAFRLCVGLLHGLPGSSLYLIPLGRLGGGALYLLLLWGLRCAKHARYGGLLLSAMLSIALVLGRGLPRAGELEITVLSVGQGDAIAIKTPRARWFLIDAGPCWEGGDAGERTILPFLRRQGATRLAGLIVTHPHLDHLGGAGAILSALPCEEVLENGQASEEAAHRDLFAAMLQRRVPWRSARGGETLCLEPGLFLDVLAPEAPLLAGTRSDPNNNSVVVRLRYGAFKMLFAADIEHEAEGRLVRAQRAGLAATLLKVAHHGSRYGSSAEFLDAVGASASIVSVGARNTFRHPSGETLARLSRRGPVYRTDRDGAVTVRTDGRRYRIETVRGTQGHGDRSLTAPVPG from the coding sequence GTGCGAACGGCGATCCTGGCTCTGGCGAGCTGGTGCCTGGGGATCCTCGCGCCGCTCCAGGCGCCGTGGCCGGCGCTCGCGCTGGCGCTCGCGGGCCTCGGGCTCTGGGGGCTCGGGCGCCGGCACCTGAGGCCCTGGCTTTGGCAAGGCGTGCTGGCCACGAGCCTGCTGGTCCTTTCCATGGGCTGGAGCCAGCTGCGCTCGGCGCGCGAGGCCCACGACGACGCGGCGAGGCTCGCCCCCATGCGCTGGCTGGTCGTGAGCGGGCGGGTCCGGACGGATCCCGTCGCCACCCAAGGCGGCGCGCGCTTCGAGCTCGAGCCGGAACGCATGAGCGCCCCCTATCCAGGCCGCCTGGGCGGCCGGGTGCTGGTCAGGCTCGCGGGCTCAGAAAGGCCACGGCTCGGCGATCGGATCAGCCTCGAGGGCGGCCTCTATCGCCCGGAAGCCCCCGCGAACCCGGGCGAGGGGTCGTACCGCGACGCCCTGGCGCGGCGCGGCCTGTTCGCGGTGCTGAGCGCGCGCCGCTGGGAGCGGATCGAGGCGGCCCCCTGGAGTCTCGCCGGGATGGCGATCGCGCTCAAGGAGAGCGCCATGGTCGCCCTGGGCGCGCACCTGCCCCCCGAGGAGGCCGCGCTTCTCGGGAGCCTGCTGCTCGGCAGCGGCGCCTCCCCTCTCGACCCCGAGGAAGCCGGTCGCTTCCGGGACGTGGGGCTGGCCCATGTCCTCGCGGCCTCCGGCGCGCAGGTGCTGATCGTGCTCGGCGCCCTCAAGGGACTCTGCGCCGCTCTTCGCATGAAGCGGCGCTTCGCGGTCCCGCTCGCCGGCGCGGGGATCCTGGTGTACGGCCTCATGACGGGAATGCCCCCCTCGATCGCCCGGGCCGTGATCATGGCCGAGGCCAACCTCCTCGCCTGGGGCGCCCGGCGCCGCGCTCGCCGCCTCTGGCCGCTCATGATCGCGGTCTGGGCCATGCTCCTGCACACCCCCTCCATGATCCTGGATCTCGGCTTCCTGTTCAGCGCGCTGGCCACCTACGCCCTGCTCGACACCGCCCCGCTCCTCCAGGGACGCCTGCAGCGCCTTCCGGGCTGGCTGGCCGGCGCCGTCGCCACCTCCCTCTCGGCACTCATCTGGGTCACGCCCCTGCAGCTCTCGGTCTTCGGGCAGGCCTCGGCCTGGGCGCTTCTAGCCAACCTTTTGGCCATGGGCTTCGTGGAGGCGCTTACCCTCGCCGGCGCCGTGGTGGTCCCGCTGACGGCGACGGCCCATGCGATCGGGATCGACGGGGCCTGGCTCCAGCCGCCCTTCGTGCTGCTGAGTCTCCTGCTGCGGGCCTTCCGGCTCTGCGTCGGGCTTCTCCACGGCCTGCCCGGCTCGAGCCTCTACCTGATCCCTCTCGGCCGGCTCGGCGGCGGCGCCCTTTACCTCCTGCTCCTCTGGGGCCTGCGCTGCGCGAAGCACGCGCGGTACGGGGGCCTTCTGCTCTCGGCGATGCTTTCGATCGCGCTGGTGCTGGGGCGAGGCCTGCCTCGCGCCGGCGAGCTGGAAATCACCGTCCTGAGCGTGGGACAAGGAGATGCGATCGCGATCAAGACCCCGCGCGCCCGGTGGTTCCTGATCGACGCGGGCCCTTGCTGGGAGGGGGGAGATGCGGGCGAGCGCACGATCCTGCCCTTCCTGCGGCGCCAGGGGGCCACGCGCCTGGCGGGGCTCATCGTGACCCACCCCCACCTCGACCACCTGGGCGGCGCCGGCGCGATCCTCTCGGCGCTGCCCTGCGAGGAGGTGCTGGAGAACGGCCAGGCGAGCGAAGAGGCCGCGCATCGCGACCTCTTCGCCGCCATGCTGCAGCGCAGGGTGCCATGGCGATCGGCCCGGGGGGGAGAGACGCTGTGCCTCGAGCCGGGGCTCTTTCTGGACGTGCTCGCCCCCGAAGCGCCGCTGCTCGCCGGCACGCGATCCGACCCCAACAACAACTCGGTGGTCGTCAGGCTCCGCTACGGCGCGTTCAAGATGCTCTTCGCGGCCGACATCGAGCACGAGGCCGAAGGGCGCCTGGTGCGGGCTCAGCGCGCCGGGCTTGCGGCGACGCTGCTCAAGGTGGCGCACCACGGCTCGCGCTACGGCTCAAGCGCGGAGTTCCTGGACGCGGTGGGCGCGAGCGCGAGCATCGTCTCGGTCGGCGCGCGCAACACCTTCCGGCACCCGTCCGGCGAGACGCTCGCGCGCCTGAGTCGGCGCGGCCCCGTCTACCGGACCGACCGGGACGGGGCCGTCACGGTGCGAACCGACGGGCGGCGCTACCGGATCGAGACGGTGAGGGGCACGCAAGGGCACGGGGACCGGAGCCTGACGGCTCCGGTCCCCGGCTGA
- the folB gene encoding dihydroneopterin aldolase has product MDKVRIRGIEAYGYHGVYAEERALGQTLVVDVEVGCELRQAGLSDDIHDSISYVDLVKMVKEVVSETQFQLLEAIAETIAARVLDVPRAQNVVVRVEKPRAPIPHLTGTVSIEIVRQKG; this is encoded by the coding sequence TTGGATAAGGTCCGGATCAGGGGGATCGAGGCCTACGGCTATCACGGCGTCTACGCGGAGGAGCGCGCCCTCGGGCAGACGCTCGTCGTGGACGTGGAGGTCGGGTGCGAACTGCGCCAGGCGGGTCTCTCCGACGACATTCACGACAGCATCAGCTACGTGGATCTGGTGAAGATGGTCAAGGAGGTCGTCTCCGAGACCCAGTTTCAACTGCTCGAGGCGATCGCCGAGACGATCGCCGCGCGCGTGCTGGACGTCCCGCGCGCCCAGAACGTCGTCGTGCGGGTGGAGAAGCCCCGCGCGCCGATTCCCCATCTGACGGGGACGGTTTCGATCGAAATCGTGCGACAGAAAGGATAA
- a CDS encoding YlqD family protein, with protein MAESLNLRRQVIIKAIVTDTFKQQASAELQAALQNVDMNLQQLEFQGKRAIADLEKKNITPAGPMVQQQIEGIKQQIEGERGQLMAAKNDMLQKLNMIGQLDIGSEFVQAQVDNFVDVAIGDNLYLKLSSPEVIVKDGVVVEIRTPEMMA; from the coding sequence ATGGCCGAATCGCTCAACCTTCGTCGCCAGGTCATCATCAAGGCGATCGTCACCGACACCTTCAAGCAGCAGGCCTCGGCCGAGCTCCAGGCCGCCCTGCAGAACGTCGACATGAACCTCCAGCAGCTGGAGTTCCAGGGCAAGCGCGCGATCGCCGACCTCGAGAAGAAGAACATCACCCCCGCCGGCCCCATGGTCCAGCAGCAGATCGAGGGCATCAAGCAGCAGATCGAGGGCGAGCGCGGCCAGCTGATGGCGGCCAAGAACGACATGCTCCAGAAGCTCAACATGATCGGCCAGCTCGACATCGGCTCCGAGTTCGTCCAGGCCCAGGTCGACAACTTCGTCGACGTGGCGATCGGCGACAACCTGTACCTCAAGCTCTCCTCGCCCGAGGTCATCGTCAAGGACGGCGTGGTCGTCGAGATCCGCACCCCCGAGATGATGGCGTAA